One Pseudomonas lalucatii genomic window carries:
- a CDS encoding Wzz/FepE/Etk N-terminal domain-containing protein: MPEQPQQTSYSNDEIDLVELLRSLYQQKYLILALACLATLGAAAYAFLATPHYQVQSVLRPVDRGDLDELNGTRVYELTPADALNRVGAGLSSYESRLKFFRDNQQLFTGLVEPGRSLEQVFEEFNRSAFTMLQVDPKKPNSLSEFVGISLSYPKGVDGVAVVNGLVAAVQETERERIANDLKVLIANRLFALEQKIEAARASYDASKQARIANLLEQDALRKAQLQDELRALRGELKTRRENRIKRLDEAMQIAESLGIRKPTTPSAMADAQRQGQVVRTEVNSRDIPLYFMGVDALKAERQALSERSSDDFSEPRVAEIEKELALLSHNRQVEILEQRKNEDLYLKDLAEWRQEAAQLKGIKFDTGALQLVRVDQPALEPLSAVKPKKALVLGLGGVAGLMLGVFVALLRNLLRPRQANKP; encoded by the coding sequence ATGCCTGAGCAACCGCAGCAAACCAGCTACAGCAACGATGAAATCGATCTGGTCGAGTTGCTTCGTTCGCTGTACCAGCAGAAATACCTGATTCTAGCGCTCGCCTGCCTGGCCACCCTGGGGGCGGCTGCCTATGCCTTCCTGGCCACGCCGCACTATCAGGTGCAGAGCGTGCTGCGCCCGGTGGATCGGGGTGATCTCGATGAGTTGAATGGCACCCGCGTCTATGAGTTGACCCCGGCCGATGCATTGAACCGTGTGGGGGCAGGGCTCTCTTCCTACGAGAGTCGCCTCAAATTCTTCCGTGACAATCAACAGCTGTTTACCGGGCTGGTCGAGCCCGGGCGCTCGCTGGAGCAGGTCTTCGAAGAGTTCAACCGCTCGGCGTTCACCATGCTGCAAGTCGACCCGAAGAAGCCCAATAGCCTGAGCGAATTCGTCGGCATATCGCTGAGCTACCCCAAGGGGGTCGATGGCGTCGCGGTGGTCAATGGGCTGGTTGCCGCCGTGCAGGAGACGGAGCGGGAGCGCATCGCCAACGACCTGAAGGTGTTGATAGCCAACCGCCTGTTTGCCCTCGAGCAAAAGATCGAGGCAGCACGGGCCAGCTATGACGCGAGCAAGCAAGCACGAATTGCCAACCTGCTCGAGCAGGATGCCTTGCGCAAGGCGCAGTTGCAGGATGAGTTGCGGGCCCTGCGCGGCGAACTGAAAACGCGCCGGGAGAACCGCATCAAGCGTCTCGACGAAGCCATGCAGATAGCCGAGTCGCTGGGTATCCGCAAACCCACCACCCCTTCGGCCATGGCCGACGCGCAGCGCCAGGGGCAGGTGGTGCGTACCGAGGTCAACAGCCGGGACATTCCGTTGTACTTCATGGGGGTGGATGCCTTGAAGGCCGAGCGGCAGGCCCTGAGCGAACGCAGCTCGGACGACTTCAGCGAACCGCGGGTCGCCGAGATCGAGAAGGAGCTCGCCCTGCTGAGCCACAACCGCCAGGTGGAAATCCTCGAGCAGCGCAAGAACGAAGACCTGTACCTCAAGGACCTGGCGGAATGGCGCCAGGAGGCGGCACAGCTCAAGGGGATCAAGTTCGATACCGGTGCCTTGCAGTTGGTGAGGGTGGACCAGCCGGCGCTCGAACCGCTCTCTGCGGTCAAGCCGAAGAAAGCGCTTGTGCTTGGCCTGGGCGGTGTCGCCGGCCTGATGCTCGGCGTTTTCGTAGCGTTGCTGCGCAACCTGCTGCGCCCCAGGCAAGCCAACAAACCGTAG